From one Bos javanicus breed banteng chromosome 15, ARS-OSU_banteng_1.0, whole genome shotgun sequence genomic stretch:
- the LOC133261386 gene encoding RNA polymerase II subunit A C-terminal domain phosphatase SSU72 like protein 5-like — MSSSTLRVAVVCMSNMNRSMEAHSILKKKGFNVRSFGVGSHVTLPGLAPNLPVVYDFSTTYEQMCKDLLCKNRMHHKSNGVLQILGRNERIKSGPERFQECRDPFDAIFTCTERVYKVVVKDLCAREQKTWQPVHVINVEIEDTLEAATLGALIICELCQGLQQEDDMQSSLPKLLQAAKKKTGKSFLRTICFY; from the coding sequence ATGTCATCCTCCACACTCAGGGTGGCTGTGGTCTGTATGAGCAACATGAACAGGAGCATGGAAGCCCACAGCATCCTCAAGAAGAAAGGATTCAACGTTAGGTCTTTTGGAGTGGGATCCCATGTGACACTGCCAGGACTGGCACCCAACCTCCCTGTGGTATATGATTTCTCCACCACATATGAGCAGATGTGCAAGGACCTTCTCTGCAAAAACAGAATGCACCACAAGAGCAATGGGGTGTTACAGATCTTGGGGAGAAATGAGAGAATCAAATCTGGCCCTGAAAGATTTCAAGAGTGCAGAGATCCCTTCGATGCCATCTTCACCTGCACTGAGAGAGTGTATAAAGTGGTGGTGAAAGATCTGTGTGCTAGAGAACAGAAGACCTGGCAGCCTGTGCATGTGATCAACGTGGAAATAGAGGACACCCTGGAGGCAGCCACACTTGGAGCTCTGATCATCTGTGAGCTCTGCCAGGGTCTCCAGCAGGAGGACGATATGCAAAGCAGTCTGCCTAAGCTGCTCCAGGCAGCGAAGAAGAAAACAGGCAAGAGCTTTCTGCGCACTATCTGCTTCTACTGA
- the LOC133261037 gene encoding olfactory receptor 52B4-like, with amino-acid sequence MTVFNHTGVSHTVFYFVGIPGLEDQHVWISIPFFISYVIALLGNSLLIFIILTKRSLHEPMYLFLCMLSGADLVLSTCTVPQALAIFWFNAREISLDRCITQLFFIHSTFISESGILLVMAFDRYIAICYPLRYTTILTQTLIGKIGVIIFLRSYGTIFPIIFLLKRLTFCKSNIFPTTVCEHIAVAKFSCDDIRVNFWYGFFVLLSTVTLDVVLIFVSYMLILRAVFRIPSRDARHKTLNTCGSHVCVIILFYGPGIFSAFTPRFAHHILPHVHILLANVCILAPTMLNPIIYGIKTKQIWDQVSQVLCQKKI; translated from the coding sequence ATGACTGTCTTTAACCATACTGGTGTTAGCCACACAGTCTTCTACTTTGTGGGCATCCCTGGCCTTGAGGACCAGCATGTGTGGATCTCCATCCCCTTCTTCATCTCCTATGTCATCGCCCTGCTTGGGAACAGCCTGCTCATCTTCATTATCCTCACCAAGCGCAGCCTCCACGAACCTATGTACCTCTTCCTCTGCATGCTGTCTGGAGCAGACCTTGTCCTCTCCACATGCACAGTCCCTCAGGCTTTGGCCATCTTCTGGTTCAATGCGAGGGAGATCTCCCTGGATCGCTGCATCACTCaactcttctttatccattccaccTTCATCTCAGAGTCAGGCATCTTGCTGGTGATGGCATTTGACCGCTACATTGCCATATGCTACCCACTGAGATACACCACTATTCTTACACAAACACTGATAGGGAAAATCGGTGTGATTATCTTTTTGAGAAGTTATGGTACAATTTTCCCAATAATATTTCTTCTGAAAAGGCTAACTTTTTGTAAAAGTAACATTTTTCCAACCACTGTTTGTGAGCACATCGCCGTGGCCAAATTTTCCTGTGATGACATACGAGTAAACTTCTGGTATGGATTTTTTGTCCTGTTGTCAACAGTGACCTTAGATGTTGTGCTAATATTTGTATCATATATGCTTATTCTCCGTGCTGTCTTCCGCATCCCTTCTCGAGATGCTCGCCACAAAACTCTCAATACATGTGGCTCCCATGTCTGTGTCATCATACTCTTTTATGGACCTGGGATCTTCTCAGCTTTCACTCCTCGATTTGCACATCATATCTTACCCCATGTCCATATCTTACTGGCCAATGTTTGCATTCTGGCTCCTACTATGCTGAATCCCATCATTTATGGGATCAAAACTAAACAGATCTGGGACCAGGTATCTCAGGTTTTGTGTCAAAAAAAGATATGA